A genomic window from Pagrus major chromosome 23, Pma_NU_1.0 includes:
- the tfap4 gene encoding transcription factor AP-4 isoform X1: MEYFMVPAQKVPSLQHFRKTEKEVIGGLCSLANIPLTPETARDQERRIRREIANSNERRRMQSINAGFQSLKTLIPHSDGEKLSKAAILQQTAEYIFTLEQEKTRLLQQNNQLKRIIQELSGSSPKRRRAEEKDEGIGSPDILEEEKTEDLRREMIELRQQLEKERSVRMMLEDQMRSLDDQLYPEKLKAIAQQVQEQQAQTQSLVHLQQHKQLERDLTPAHSPQVLAPATPPAPTHHATVIVPAPAQPPHHVTVVTMGQTSVINTVSTSRQNLDTIVQAIQHIEGTQGKGCVGEEEQRRAVIVSSGRVLSDAAGSDTASNSDGPDDCSLP, encoded by the exons ATGGAGTATTTCATGGTACCAGCTCAGAAGGTGCCCTCCTtgcaacatttcagaaaaacgGAGAAAGAAGTGATCGGAGGTCTTTGTAG TCTGGCCAACATTCCTCTGACCCCAGAAACAGCCCGGGACCAAGAGAGGCGAATTCGCAGAGAGATTGCCAACAGCAACGAGCGTCGGCGTATGCAGAGCATCAATGCTGGATTCCAGTCACTTAAAACACTCATCCCACACAGCGATGGAGAGAAGCTCAGTAAG GCTGCCATCCTGCAACAGACAGCAGAGTACATTTTTACTTTGGAGCAGGAGAAGACGCGGCTATTGCAGCAGAACAATCAGCTCAAACGAATCATACAA GAGTTAAGCGGTTCCTCCCCTAAGAGGAGGCGTGCGGAGGAGAAAGATGAGGGGATTGGGTCACCAGACATcctggaggaggaaaagactGAGGACTTGAGGAGGGAGATGATCGAGTTAAGGCAGCAGCTGGAGAAAGAGCGCTCGGTCAGGATGATGCTGGAAGATCAG ATGCGTTCGCTGGATGATCAGTTGTACCCAGAGAAACTGAAGGCGATCGCCCAGCAGGTCCAGGAGCAGCAGGCCCAAACACAGAGCCTCGttcatctgcagcagcacaagCAGCTGGAGAGGGACCTCACTCCAGCCCACAGCCCACAG GTTTTGGCCCCGGCAACCCCCCCTGCACCTACACACCATGCCACGGTCATCGTCCCTGCACCTGCCCAGCCTCCCCATCATGTCACCGTGGTAACCATGGGCCAGACATCAGTTATCAATACAGTGTCCACATCTCGACAGAACCTGGACACCATCGTTCAA gcAATCCAGCACATCGAGGGCACCCAGGGGAAAGGGTGCGTTGGCGAGGAAGAGCAGCGGAGGGCGGTCATCGTCTCCTCGGGGCGCGTCCTCTCCGACGCGGCGGGCTCAgacacagcttcaaacagcgaTGGGCCTGACGACTGTTCACTGCCCTGA
- the tfap4 gene encoding transcription factor AP-4 isoform X2 gives MEYFMVPAQKVPSLQHFRKTEKEVIGGLCSLANIPLTPETARDQERRIRREIANSNERRRMQSINAGFQSLKTLIPHSDGEKLSKAAILQQTAEYIFTLEQEKTRLLQQNNQLKRIIQELSGSSPKRRRAEEKDEGIGSPDILEEEKTEDLRREMIELRQQLEKERSVRMMLEDQLYPEKLKAIAQQVQEQQAQTQSLVHLQQHKQLERDLTPAHSPQVLAPATPPAPTHHATVIVPAPAQPPHHVTVVTMGQTSVINTVSTSRQNLDTIVQAIQHIEGTQGKGCVGEEEQRRAVIVSSGRVLSDAAGSDTASNSDGPDDCSLP, from the exons ATGGAGTATTTCATGGTACCAGCTCAGAAGGTGCCCTCCTtgcaacatttcagaaaaacgGAGAAAGAAGTGATCGGAGGTCTTTGTAG TCTGGCCAACATTCCTCTGACCCCAGAAACAGCCCGGGACCAAGAGAGGCGAATTCGCAGAGAGATTGCCAACAGCAACGAGCGTCGGCGTATGCAGAGCATCAATGCTGGATTCCAGTCACTTAAAACACTCATCCCACACAGCGATGGAGAGAAGCTCAGTAAG GCTGCCATCCTGCAACAGACAGCAGAGTACATTTTTACTTTGGAGCAGGAGAAGACGCGGCTATTGCAGCAGAACAATCAGCTCAAACGAATCATACAA GAGTTAAGCGGTTCCTCCCCTAAGAGGAGGCGTGCGGAGGAGAAAGATGAGGGGATTGGGTCACCAGACATcctggaggaggaaaagactGAGGACTTGAGGAGGGAGATGATCGAGTTAAGGCAGCAGCTGGAGAAAGAGCGCTCGGTCAGGATGATGCTGGAAGATCAG TTGTACCCAGAGAAACTGAAGGCGATCGCCCAGCAGGTCCAGGAGCAGCAGGCCCAAACACAGAGCCTCGttcatctgcagcagcacaagCAGCTGGAGAGGGACCTCACTCCAGCCCACAGCCCACAG GTTTTGGCCCCGGCAACCCCCCCTGCACCTACACACCATGCCACGGTCATCGTCCCTGCACCTGCCCAGCCTCCCCATCATGTCACCGTGGTAACCATGGGCCAGACATCAGTTATCAATACAGTGTCCACATCTCGACAGAACCTGGACACCATCGTTCAA gcAATCCAGCACATCGAGGGCACCCAGGGGAAAGGGTGCGTTGGCGAGGAAGAGCAGCGGAGGGCGGTCATCGTCTCCTCGGGGCGCGTCCTCTCCGACGCGGCGGGCTCAgacacagcttcaaacagcgaTGGGCCTGACGACTGTTCACTGCCCTGA